Genomic segment of Microbacterium sp. BH-3-3-3:
CTTCTGCGCGTGCGCGGTGTCGGTGGCCTGGTCGAGCACGAACGTCTTCTCGACCTTGGCGGGGTCGACGTGCCCCTCGTGCTTGAGCTGGAAGCCGATGCCGCGTCCCATGAGCACGCGCTCGCGGCCGTCGGCGTCGATCGCCACGACGACGTTGTTGTTCAGAAGTTTCTGCACGCCGCCGGGCGGGATGGGGGCATCACCGGCACCGGGCATGGGATGCAGTTTAGAGCGGCGCGTCGCGCGCGAGTCGCCAGAATTCGTCGCCGCGAGGCGGTGCCGGGCGACGAATCCGGGCGACTCACGCGCGGGGCGCCGGGCGGCGGACTCGTGTAGAGTCGCCGACGGACATGTGACTGGTCATGCAGGCAGGATCCGAAAGCAGTGCGAGAGCGCCGCCTTCGGGTCCTTTTTTTGTGCCCGGCGACCGCGGCGCCGACGCCCGGTCGATGTGTCCGTCGATCCAAGGAAGGACGTCGATGACCACCTCAGACAGCGCGCGCAGCATTCTCGAGCACGTCGGTGGAGCCGCCAACGTGGCCGCTCTGCACCACTGCTCGACCCGTCTGCGATTCACCCTGACCGACGAGACGAAGGCCGACGAGGCGGCGCTGAAGGCGACCCCCGGCGTGATCGGCGTCGTGCGCGGCACCCAGACCCAGGTCATCATCGGCTCGAACGTGGCCGACTACTTCCGCGAGATCGAGAAGGTGCGCGGGGGCGGAACCCGCTCCGCGGCCCGCGTGGATGCCGCGAAGCCGAAGCTGACGTGGAAGGGCGCCGGATCGATCGCGATGGACTTCGTGGTCGGCGTCTTCACCCCGATCATCCCGGCCGTCGCGGGCGCCGGAATCTTCAAGTCGTTCCTGATCCTCGCGGTCGCCCTCGGGTGGCTGCAGACCAGCGACCAGACCTATCAGGTGCTCACCGCGATCCCCGATGCGGTGTTCTTCTTCCTGCCCCTGCTCGTGACCTACACCGCGGCGAAGAAGCTCGACACCAACATCCCGCTGGCCCTCGGCATCGTCGGACTGCTCGTCTTCCCGACCTTCGCGGGTCTGCTGACGCAGGAAGGCGGCGTCGCCCTCTTCGGCATCGCCGTCCCCGCCATCGCCTACAACGCCCAGGTCTTCCCCCCGATCCTGGCCGTGCTGCTGCTCGCCGTCGTCGAGCGCTTCGCCCGCCGCATCAGCCCGAGCGTCATCAGCACGTTCCTCGTGCCGCTGATCTGCTTCGTCGTGGTCGCCCCGGCCATGATCTTCCTGCTCGGCCCGCTCGGGTTCTGGCTCGGCTCGCTCCTGACCGGCGCGATGCTGTGGCTGTACGGCACCCTCGGCTGGGTGGCCGTCGCCCTCATGGCCGCAGCCCTGCCCTTCATCGTCTCGGTCGGCATGCACAAGGCCTTCATTCCGCCCACCGTGGCCACCATGGCCGCGAGCGGTCGGGAGAGCTTCTACCTCGTCGCCTCGCTCGCCCACAACCTCGCCGAGTCGGGCTCGAGCCTCGCCATCGCCGTGCGCACGA
This window contains:
- a CDS encoding beta-glucoside-specific PTS transporter subunit IIABC; the protein is MTTSDSARSILEHVGGAANVAALHHCSTRLRFTLTDETKADEAALKATPGVIGVVRGTQTQVIIGSNVADYFREIEKVRGGGTRSAARVDAAKPKLTWKGAGSIAMDFVVGVFTPIIPAVAGAGIFKSFLILAVALGWLQTSDQTYQVLTAIPDAVFFFLPLLVTYTAAKKLDTNIPLALGIVGLLVFPTFAGLLTQEGGVALFGIAVPAIAYNAQVFPPILAVLLLAVVERFARRISPSVISTFLVPLICFVVVAPAMIFLLGPLGFWLGSLLTGAMLWLYGTLGWVAVALMAAALPFIVSVGMHKAFIPPTVATMAASGRESFYLVASLAHNLAESGSSLAIAVRTKNKTLRGTAISSGISAFFGITEPALYGVTLQNRRAIISVVIGSFVGGAYLGIAAISAFALVSPGAASISMFIDMANPWNLLHAVIGALVAMIVSFAVSLVIWKDSDSATVRLLDEQAGVAAPAADAGPVSNAGIIAPMTGEVVPLDQVDDPVFSGGILGPGVAIRPTDGEVRAPITGTVSSLLPSRHALGILGDDGLEVLVHVGLDTVRLEGAPFTALIAQGDHVTAGQPVLIADLAAIEAAGLDITTPVVVLNGDAYDVAPLVTGRVAAGAALLSTEEKETANGIA